In the genome of Thunnus albacares chromosome 8, fThuAlb1.1, whole genome shotgun sequence, the window TCTGGGCTGAATGGAGTGCGCCGTGCGTAAAGTCCGATCTGCAGCGGATccaaactttttatttcatttctcgGTTTTTATTGAGTATCCAATCGACGTTATTCTTTCGCGCAAAGCCGATTAAATGCAGCGATGACGCGAGAGGAAGATCTCATCCGGATTGCAAAAAAACTGGACAAGATGGTGTCTAGAAATAACACGGTGAGATTGTATTTTGACACCCACAGGTGGCGCGTTGTCCTGCCACCTCGTGCCGCGCAGAAGGCCCGTTTATGTCTCCTCTGAAAATGACGTTTTTGGTTTCCTACAGGTTTATGAAGGGGATATGTTTGATTTCCACTGAGTCAGAGTATTTGTAAAGTTTGCACAATTGTAACATGAGCCTGAGTGTACGGTGACAAATGGTCAACAGGTGTTTGGCGCGGGTTTGTATAGATCCCGCTTGCAGAACGTTTTAGTACCCAAGTGTGCTGCGTGTTATGGGTCAAGATTTGTCAACTTCTCGGCTGCTTTTTGCAAATCGTTTGCTGGTTGTCATATTAAACAGTAACTCACGTACACAGCAGAAAGTAAACAACGCGGCCTGTGGGCAAGgtcgtgtgtgtttgtgtgtgtgtgtgtgtgtgtgttgtgactgAATCTGCAACCAGGATGTTGTTTCATGGCGCCCTCGCACAGTTACAGTGCCGTAAATGATAACGCGTTAGTTCATAAAAACGTATGAAAACTTGGCCCATGATCAGAATAAAGCAGACAGATACAGAAAACCTCATGGAAtgcttaatttaatttattatttggttttatttaagagtatttttgtctaatttgcagatgaaaaatacagaagtgaAACTGTTACTGATTACTTAGTTTTTGgtttccttttaaaatgttcaaaattgCATGCAACTAATTCTGTATGTAACTCCGttattacacatttatgtataaatatgtttGGCAGATTTAAGGATTTAGAGGTGAGAAGTCTAAATAACGTGCTGTGACTTCGTGTGTGCAGGAAGGTGCCATGGACCTGCTGAGGGAACTGAAAGGATTCAATATGACACTCAAACTTCTCCAGgtagactctctctctctctcttacacacacacacacacacacacacacacatacacacaatatatatattcaacaGGAGTGCATTATATTTGGTTAGTGTACAGTTTTAACATTGTTAGTAGGAAGCGCCTCACATCAGCATGTGAATTAAATTAATGATTACTGAAGCTTAAAtagtatatatttatgtatgtgttttaggAAACAAGGATCGGCATGTCGGTGAACGGTATCAGGAAGCACTGCACAGACGAGGAAGTCATTGCTTTGGCAAAAGTCCTCATTAAAGACTGGAAAAGACTTCTGGGTACTTAACTTTGTAGATACATGATTTATCAAGcagttaaaggggacctattatgcttttccttattttcagtcatatatatataatgttacaatgtcagatgtttatattaaatgtggccatagtgtcaaataatgaagtaaacatatgtaaaagtagtaagcaaaaagcaccagcttcagactgctctgaaagCTCGGTTTCCAAcggttttttcttctttcagcccgagctgatgTCAActtgtgacggatttctttatatggtcatctgccaCAGGCACAGCGGAAGGTCACTGCTCcactccgctaacattatggcgtttttcattgttttgggggtagtcacgccgagccatgactcgagtcgagctggcacgctgtgagtgtttttccattacacgGCAGGCAaagaaaataagttgtttacctgttggagttgtgctggtcgtctgcagctcctcatcaaacatcatcatcactgtggctgtttctgcttttactATTTCTCccttatttctaactgatctgctgagcTAACAGCtacaaatatctccatatgttgttgtgtcgacCAGTTTTTAACGCCTCTAAACGGAGCTCTGCTAATTTGTTGAGgaatatgttttatttcctgtaaattcttcacaataaaagtctcctgttatttagtaatttaaagcttttaagcttttaatttggagcagtaaagcaggaaatgttgggtttgcatcagcagtgacttaacatgactctgatatggctgcccctcggcaggcttctggaaagctggccaatcagaacagagtaggctcattTGGGGGGCGcattaaagagacaggagctaaaactgcctgttaagagacaggctgaactgtggggctgcataaagggccagtaaaagataaataggtttttttgaactgtgaatcatgcaaagctactcaactggagtcccagaataaaaatatagagctggaaatgaacataataggtcccctttaaatagTCATTTGTACAATAAATACATCAGTGAGCTGCATGATTTGCTGATatgattcccccccccccccccacccacacacacacagactctggCCATTCTCACACTGACAAAACAGCCGAAATGAAGAATGGTGTTGACTCCAGCAAAACAGCAGCATCTCCGAACAGATCACCCTCTGAGACGCAGAGCAGGTCAGTGCTTTCCCATTTGCTGCACAGAAACTGCACACGCACAGGTAACGTGACATTTAACACAGAGCATTATGAAGACTAGATCTGCTCAGTATCAGAATACCTCCAACATCTGTCCACTGTCAGACCCACAGGGGTTAGTGTGGCCTGATTGCTTTAGGGGAAACTCTGGGTCAAATGGTGAGATGTTTATGAAAGAAAGTGTCAGGATGTTTCAGTGCTGCAATTCTTGTAGCCTACCCAGCAATGAGCTAATAATTATttgaaaatgatgtaatttcatgtaaacacatttgtttgtttatttcccATGGGGACTTTAGAAAAAGAATCACCACTCTCTTTTaattcttctctttttcatttcctgtattgAATCAATTAGAGATGCAGGTTGCACTGTTTATACCTCTCATGTATTGGGGTAACATTCAAGCCACAGTGGTAAAAATCAGTCTCACTGAAAGATAATTACCCGGTGATGTTTGAAAAACTCAGAGGGTCGTTAAACAAAACTCTCTGCTGTTTTGAAGGTATTTCCAGGATCCTCAAAGGCTCCTCTAACCATCTGGATAAGATAAGATATTCCATCCGCTGAACAATACAAAAGTTTTTTAATCCATTTCTCAAGTTGTCACTGTTTCCTTTCCATCTTTGTTTGGATTGAGAGTCACAACTTGGGAGGACCttcttttatcttcttttgtCCTTCAGAGAAAAACGTGCTCAGCTCTGTGACTCGAATGTAACACTAATGCTGATACAGGAAAGGCACAAGGTTgtattccccccccccccccccccccccccccccaaaaaaaaggactcagagaaaatataaaagaagcAAATTTCAaggtgttttggttttattgaaaAAAGTCAATGTCAAGAGTAGGCCAATGTCTTGAATTACCGAGGATTTTACTCAGCACGAAGAACAGATAGAAAAGAACcaaaatcaataaagatgtCAGACTGTCAGCTAACTCAGTTAAAACAGATGGTTCTGTTGTGAGCACTTGGGTATTACTTTGATCAAATTAGGACATCTGAAATTTACCTTAAAGTCATTTCTGTTCTGGAGGCcgagatttggcaaattttcaAAGTCATTTTCAAGGCAGATATGTTTACAAGTGCAGAAACAGGATATTTCTAAAGAGGCTATGAAAGTGGTTATATGCTTTAATGTGGAGTCACTTGAAGTGCTTGATTCTCTTCTAAgttgacaaaaaacataatatatgttttctgtctcttgaaCAGAGGCCAAAATGAAACTTCCTTTGTTTCTGTTAGTCACAGGAGACTGGACGTCAAGCCGAAACACAATTTAGATCCTGACAAAAAACACTCcgataaaaacagaaaagaaaaacacgaCGAcgagcacaaaaacaaaaagagacacGCAGACGACCCCAGGGATGAAAAGCACCTGGatggaaatgaaaaacaggGGCAAGAAATCAGAAAAGAGAAGCATTTAGAAGAAGCCAAAAAGCCAAGAACTGGAGAGGATCCCCAGCTGGAAATAGATAAGAAACAGAAGCATGACCTTCAGAGTGAGAGACACAAGCCAGAACCAAGGAAAGAAAGATCACTGGAGGAaccaaaaaagataaaacaggtGGAAGAACTCAGAAAGGAGAAACACCTTGAGGAGGGCAAGAAGCactgctatgcagatgacatgaagaaggacaaacacagagaagagagcAGACACAAGAGGCCGATAAACACACCGCGACCACCGAGTGAGCCCCAGAGAGACAAACCTGCAGACGTTCACAAACCAATATTTGAAAGGTGAGAAAGGTGGAGGCCCAAAACTTGATTAGATCAATAAGACCCTGCAGAGGTTCAGATTGAATTCTTCATTTCAGGAGAGGAGTCTTGGACAGCAGTGTTCTCTATCCCACCCggttcccctcccctcctcgaCCTGCTCGGCCTCCCCTCCCAGTCAAACGCCCCTCTGTGGACGTGAAAAAAGACAGGTCGGGACACTTGCACCGCATGAGCTGAAGAGCATGATAGACTGACATGTTCCTGCTGATAGTGCATGACACAACAGTTTCTGAGTTACTCATATGAACTGACATTTGTTCCCACAGTGTGTTTACTGGACACAAGGGCTAACCGGATACTCGCTGTGCATGGTGCATGCTGTGATGGGTCGTTCAGGTGTGTGAggattttgtatttgtttgaacCGCATGCTGCATCGTCTGGGCTTCTTGATGTGATCTTGACTCTGATCTGTCCTGTTGTGACATTTGTTCAGGAGGGACAGTAAAGATTCTTCCTCTGGACATCCTCGTCCTCACGCTCCTCGGTCTGCCTCTCCCCCGACGAGGCGACCTTCGCTGGAAGTAAAGAAAGAGAGGTCAGGCATGTTTATGGTTACGTGCACGGATGTTTGTGAATGATGGCGGAGTGAGTTTAGACTCAAATGTTGATTTTCACATCAGGAAAGTTCCACCGGACTCCAACGCTCCGATTGCAcccctttctcttcatcctccaccACCAAGGTCAGGTCATGCTGCATCACAGTATTTGCTGATAATATTCACTCATCGTGAAGTGATTCAACTCAAAAAGGTGTCTTTGCATTTAGAAAAGAGCCTCCAGACCCCAacgctcctcttcctccactccCGTTTCATCTTCACCCTCCTCCTGCGCCAAAGCGGACATCCCTGGATGGGAAAAAGGAAAGGTGTGGATCAGAGGAGTTTCTCATTACAAACTGCATGTAGTCACTGTTTTGGAGgaatattttggaaaaaaaaggtctgaaaTTTCATTTGGACATTTCTTCTCTGCTTTGAATCCTTGTGTTGTTTGCCACAACAGGAAGGAGTCATCAGACTCTAAACCTCCTTCacagaagaagacgtcagatcATGTGAAGAAAGACAGGTCCGGGATCTGtgaattattttgtcttttgttcgTCCTTGAaaagtgactttgctgttgcaAACATGTGATGCATGTTAGAGACACGGAAATTAGTAGCACAGTTATTTAATGTGCCGTGCTTCtagaaaaactttattttcacttGGCTACAAAGGAAAGACCACATAATAAGGATTGGGACTGTTGTTGAGCCAAAAAAGTCTTGAATTTCGGTTAATTTGAAccattttgacatatttttgcACTAAAGGAGAAGCTTTTTGgcctttttggtttttgtgacATATTATTTGGAGCCCCTGGATAGTCACATCTTTAGCTCAACTGACTGTAAAAAGAACAAAGCTTGTGTTGGTACCAAGACTGTTTTCTTCTTGCAGGAAAGACTCATCGGATAGCAAAGTGTCTAAAAAACACTCAGTGGAAGCCAAGAAAGAAAGGTTGGAGAGTCATAAGTGTGAAGCTCCTTTGGAACAGGTCTTTGTTGGTTTTTAGTGCCTGAGGAAGTGTGCCTGATTTTACTGTCACTGTCCATTGCTGGATTTGTTACAGAATCATACAAATGTTTCCTTTTGTCAGGAAAGATTCGTCTGACTCTAAGCCGCCACTTCCCAAAAAGCCCAGTTTGGatggcaaaaaagaaaaacacaggtgtgcAGGAGcaggaaaataaatgattccactctacaatatattttaatctGCACTGCTTCATATCTGACATAACccaaagtgtgtgtttttagccatgctagcagcgtgGCTCTGGGGATTGCTGTGTTGGTCTGTTAAGTGAAATTTCTTGACCACAATTTGGTACATATCTTCAGTCATAATCTCTCCCCTGATTATTTTGGTGATCCTCAGACTCACAGAGCCGCTAACATGGCTGTCGACTCTTAGCTTTGTCTCAGCTCTGTTGCTCTCTTGTTGCAGGAAGGACTCCTGTGACTCGAAGGCTGGTCAACCCGTGAAACGTCATTCAACTGACTCCAAACCTGACAGGTAGGACTGGTATGAACTGCTTTATATCTCATTCATAATTGTAAATTAATTTGTAACAAACTTTGGTGATGAAAACTTATTTACTGAAAATGTCATAATATTTAGGCGAGAATCCACCGAttcaaagaaaagcagctcACCTCCAGCAAAGAAGCTAGCAGGTGAAAGGTAACAGagcaacatttttcacacaactACAAGTTtcacagctttttttaaatggataaCATACAATAATAATGTTGACTTTGTGTTATAGGAGAGAGTCTCATGGCTCTAAGACCTCTCAGCCTGCACCTCCACAGAGGAAGCCATCAACTGACAGCAATGAAAGGTATTTTAGTATAAAAATATCACCTACTTTTTTAGCTAAGTCATTTTCTTAAATATAAGATTAATGCTGATTGTTTTGAGTAGGGAACAAGTGAATTTTATCTTCCAGTGTTTGAAAAAACTTCAAATACAAGCTATACTAAATGTAACTTAAAACAAGTTGTAATTCTGTGCAGCCTTACAGTGTGTTGCAATGACAGCATTAATTTTGTAAATACTCTCATATCAAAACATGGTCTCAGTGGGAATATTTCACAGCGCTGTTTGGCAACACTCAGTTCAAAGCAACATTCCTGCACttaagctgcactaatcaatattttgatgGTAAATTATTACCAGACTGCAGATACTCTCAGTTCAACAGATTATTGCCTTTCAGTGCAGTCTTATGGCTTTATGGCCCACAACTTCACAAGTTCACAATCTCCCTGCCCTTATCAACCCCGTCTctagcagcaggcagctgttttcagtgaaaacgctctgataaacccactgtacactatctgCCCAGCACAAACAACAGATGGGCAAAGTTAGAGACCActtggtgaacatagtggagcattgaGCTCCTcgagagccagatatttttctcaggagttggtggagaacaaaacagagctaaaaggagagcaAAAATTTGACTTATACAAATCCAAATGAatatttatgttattcagtctctgctggatgtgtaaatagacaaTTATTTGCtaacatgtcatttttatagttttatttatcAAGATTTAATAtcattgtaaaaatgttttcaataatCTTCAGTAAATTCTATGCTGATCCAGAAAAAGATAGACATGGTGCTCTGGTATGTCCTTTTCTCCAGAAAGAGCAAAACTGATGCAGCTAAAACTCCCACCACCCCGACCAGCCCCATGTCGCCTGGCTTCAGCTCTGCCGGGGGCCCGCTGTCGCCTCACCTGGCGACTGGAGACTCCATCAGAGACAAATGCATCGAGATGATAGCAGCTGCCCTGCGCACAGACAGTGAGGCTTAAATTACACTCCATCACAGCAGCTAATGTCTCTATATGCTCACTTAAACAGATTCAATAAAGAACACACATGAATATCACTGCAGCGTGCAGATTAAcatgaatgtttcttttttctcacagACGACTACAGAGACTTTGGAACTAACTGTGACAGCATGGCGGCAGAGATTGAAGATCATATCCTTCAGTGTAGTTAAATATTTGCAGTGATTGTTGGTTTGACAAATGGAAAGCATCCCATTTGACATTATTAGTATCATCAGATACACAGTGGAATGAATTCTTCCTTGACTTTGTGGTTGCACTTATCTACCAGGAGATTAAGGCCACTGATATGAAATATAAGAACAGAGTGCGCAGCCGCATCAGCAACTTAAAGGACCCAAAGAACCCTGGGCTTCGCAGAAACGTCCTCGCAGGGAGCATCGAGTTAAGCCGCATCGCCACCATGTCTGCTGAGGTATAGTGTGCTGAAACACCTTTCATGTTGCTGTAGAGAGTAATACAACTCAATTATCTTCCCATCACACTTGCTGTCTTCTAGCTCATCCTAATTCCGCCTTTCTGACATTTCAGTTCTGCTTTCATCTTTTCTTACTTGACTCCGTCCCTTCTGCTCCTTTTTTCTtacatctctgtctgtatgtaggaAATGGCCAGCGACGAGCTGAAACAGCTGAGGAACGTTCTCACCCAGGAAGCCATCAGGGAGCACCAGATGGCCAAAACTGGTGGCACCACCACTGACCTGCTGCAGTGCGGCAAGTGCAAGAAGAAGAACTGCACCTACAACcaggtacatacacacattcagtgACAGAGTGGTAGCTGGTATTTTCAGTCAGGTTAGACAGTGGGAATAAAATAAATTggtttttattctgtatttcgAGAGTAATTAATCTGTAATATgtagaatttttaaaatgtcttcatatgCTTGTTGCTCTCAGCAGTCAAAGAGAGGCCAATGGTCAGAAGtgcaaaaggaaaacaagaaatgtatttattttgttaagaTTTTTGTTAAGAAGTATATTTTTAGGGCTGTACGATGCAAAGACTGGTCAGTTTATTaacactgatttttattttgtgtgtgtgtgtgtgtgttctaggTGCAGACACGCAGTGCTGATGAGCCAATGACCACATTTTGTCTGTGTAATGAGTGTGGTAACCGCTGGAAGGTAagtctcctcctccttcaccttgAGCTCAATATGATGTCTTTGTTCTAAGTTTTATCTTGATGTCTGATGCTTTTGTAATCTTTTTTCTAAATTTCAGTTCTGCTGATGCCTTCCAGGTGAAACCACAATTATTTTTGAGCATTTTGAACTTCATATTTTCTATAATGGGAGGGAAGGGAGTTCATAAATGATTGCAgctagtgattttttttttttttttttagaaatagtTATATTCTTACACTTTTTACTTGAATTTCTGAGATTTTTAAGCATGTGCTAATAATCAAGGTTTGCTTTATATGGAATTGAAGCCTGAACATGAATGTCAGTTCAATGACTGAGTCATGAAATCAACCCATTTGGAACACATCAATAATAATCACGGTGCTGTCATGATGGAAAGACTATCATAATCCAGTTCATATGCTGTGTCATATTATAGCCGTTCACTTTGTATATATCAAATTCCAATAAACTGCATACATTATCAATAtgatgttgatatgatatgatattatatgatgtcatgtttttaaaCAATTTTGACAATCAGTCATATTACGTTATAGTTTGCATCTAAGTatagttttttaaattattttttcaatattgtttttgtcaatgtATTTGGGCACAATTAGTGGGAGttatttgattatttgcatTCTTATCAGTATCTAGTTTTACAAAATGATTCCAATGAGAACATAGAGACCGAAAATGAACcgagaaaatacacacacacacaaaaattgcATTGCAAAGATTGCAAGACATACAACTGGTATATTAATTACTATAAATTAATCTGTGGTATTAATCATTTTGCACAGATAAATAtacatcaaaagaaaaaatgtatatgttgcagcactgtaaacacacagtagATGGCAACAATGCATCGTGCCGCCAAACACAGGCAGCATCAGTTCCcacaattaaatatttttctccTCAGGTTACCAACCACAAATTAGATGCTTCTTGTTAGTGCCGGTCCAACAGGCTGGTGAAGCCAGAGGGAAGTGCTGCTGAACACTAAACGTGACAGTATTAAAGCCGTTCAGCAGCATTCAACAATACAAACCTCTTTCCTGTACACTGTTGAAtcttatatttacatgtttactcAAGCGTTGTGTCTTGAGCAATGTGCAAATGATACTCCCTCaatcatgtttttctatttaaaatcGTATATAAAATGTAGTGAGCATTTAAGAAATATGGTCTGTATgtcagatgaaaagaaagaaaaggaaaaatcttCCCTGCCGCCCTCTCGCTGAGTATCCACCATCTGGTTTCCTGTGCATTGAAACCACATTCATTTACTTCTTCTGCATCATTTCCACCATTAAAAGTCTTCTGCTGATGTGCAGGCAGAGCTTAGAGAGCATCAACACTGGCTCTGTTATTCTATATATTGGCATTggtgtcatcatcatcattcctCCTTCATCCTGAAATCTGAATGCAAGCAGGAAGAAAGTCACCTGACATTCGACTCGAACTCAACAGATACACGCACAGTAAATCAAATATGAATTTCAAAGAAATCAAACCATATTGCTAAAAGAAATTCTCACACAAGCAAGTAAGATAGATAACATGTGTGAAGCCCAAATCTTTGCTCTGTAATCATTTGTTAATGGACTCTGCAACATATTTTCACTTTGTggcagctgctctgctctgtgacCTCTCTGTCCCCGACAGTTGGTGAATAATGatgtgagaaaatgaaagcTGTTGAAACAATTATACTCTGAATACTCTATTCCAAATGAATAATGCTCTCAAAAAATTGCCAGATCAAATATGCACAATTTTAAATCATTCATTATGTTGTTTCAACTTGTCTTTTAATAAAAGTAATGATAGATAAGACAAAATCTACATGTCTTTTATGCGGATGTTGCACCTTGTAGCTTGGAGGCAATCAGTCCGATCAGTGTCACTTCCGTCAAACTTTAATCTACAATCTATTACAGAAAAACTAAGTTGTATCTGTGAAACAGTCTCCAAAACTCCAGATTGATAAAAATCCATGTATGCCGATGATCTGTcggttttgtttctttgttaaaCAGTTAATGCCATCTTCAAATAACTGTCTGCAAATGTTAAGATGAAAATTGAGTATTTGAGGATCAAAAGACAATATCTGAAGTCTTAAAATTCACCAGTGGAGGTCGAAATAAACGGCTATGGACACAATAACAATACTCCTGCAATACATACTCTCTTTGTGAAGCcgataattttattttttgttaagaTCATGTCAGAAGAATTCATGTAGCTCAAAGGTTTTGTTGGCTTTCGTTATATTGTAAGTTGTTActattctgtgtgtgcactgtgacaGGACTGAGACATGAGACGCTTgtgagtgttttatttttctctgacatGACCTTTAATATGAATCTATACATATGTGGCGTGACATGCCATGTCAAGAAAATTTAAAGACACGCTGCGATGTAaaactcagtgcagatgttacAGGCTCTCTTGAGAACATGTGTGCCAATCCATCACTGTCAACCATGTGCAGGCATCATCCAATCAGATAACTCCATTGGCTTGAAAGAAACCAGACCTCAGGAGTTAAACTGACTGTCAGTCAGAatgaatttatttcatttaacagCTGAGCATTTTGGCATAATTACATCTCTGTTAGAAGAAAAGCAGGCTGTGCTGGAATATTTCAATGTTAGGCATGTCTTAATGGCAGGTTAAATACTGCATAAAACAATCTACTTTGTCTTGAAAAGCTTAAATGTGAAAAGCACAGTCTCTTTGATTTTGTGAATATATTCATACCAGTTGTGACCATCTGGCTTACATGGCTCACACTGTTTGTATTCCTAAGCTTGTTATCATCAACTTGTGTGCTCTCTTTTGTTTCTCTACAGTGTTATGATGAGTCTGAACCTCTCAGCACTCCTGTTCTAGCTGCATGCAGCCTCTctataaatggaaataaatgtgACTTGGTAGGCATGCAGTGTCACCTACGTATAACATCATCACTCAGGGGATTAAATGCACCGAACACTCCAACCTTAGACTACAAATGTGCTAAAGGATTGGGCACACTGTAACTTACACACTACATTATTGTGAAGAGGATACTTACTTACAGATAGAGTAAGGTAACTGTCATCTTCAAACCATTGTTTTAAATCTGATAAATAAGGCTTAAAGTTGTCATGCAAACAGCACTGAAAGCTGTTATAACCATCCAGCTCAGCATATTTCAGGGACTTTGACCAGTAGTGTGGGAACAGAAGTGCAAAGTTTTTTGAACACTGGGACAAAGCAGCAACGTGGAGCAAAGTCTGCTGTATActttttttgaaaagaaatcgtgactttgtttttct includes:
- the tcea3 gene encoding transcription elongation factor A protein 3 isoform X2, whose amino-acid sequence is MTREEDLIRIAKKLDKMVSRNNTEGAMDLLRELKGFNMTLKLLQETRIGMSVNGIRKHCTDEEVIALAKVLIKDWKRLLDSGHSHTDKTAEMKNGVDSSKTAASPNRSPSETQSRKDSSDSKPPLPKKPSLDGKKEKHRKDSCDSKAGQPVKRHSTDSKPDRRESTDSKKSSSPPAKKLAGERRESHGSKTSQPAPPQRKPSTDSNERKSKTDAAKTPTTPTSPMSPGFSSAGGPLSPHLATGDSIRDKCIEMIAAALRTDNDYRDFGTNCDSMAAEIEDLIYQEIKATDMKYKNRVRSRISNLKDPKNPGLRRNVLAGSIELSRIATMSAEEMASDELKQLRNVLTQEAIREHQMAKTGGTTTDLLQCGKCKKKNCTYNQVQTRSADEPMTTFCLCNECGNRWKFC
- the tcea3 gene encoding transcription elongation factor A protein 3 isoform X1, with product MTREEDLIRIAKKLDKMVSRNNTEGAMDLLRELKGFNMTLKLLQETRIGMSVNGIRKHCTDEEVIALAKVLIKDWKRLLDSGHSHTDKTAEMKNGVDSSKTAASPNRSPSETQSSHRRLDVKPKHNLDPDKKHSDKNRKEKHDDEHKNKKRHADDPRDEKHLDGNEKQGQEIRKEKHLEEAKKPRTGEDPQLEIDKKQKHDLQSERHKPEPRKERSLEEPKKIKQVEELRKEKHLEEGKKHCYADDMKKDKHREESRHKRPINTPRPPSEPQRDKPADVHKPIFERRGVLDSSVLYPTRFPSPPRPARPPLPVKRPSVDVKKDRRDSKDSSSGHPRPHAPRSASPPTRRPSLEVKKERKVPPDSNAPIAPLSLHPPPPRKEPPDPNAPLPPLPFHLHPPPAPKRTSLDGKKERKESSDSKPPSQKKTSDHVKKDRKDSSDSKVSKKHSVEAKKERKDSSDSKPPLPKKPSLDGKKEKHRKDSCDSKAGQPVKRHSTDSKPDRRESTDSKKSSSPPAKKLAGERRESHGSKTSQPAPPQRKPSTDSNERKSKTDAAKTPTTPTSPMSPGFSSAGGPLSPHLATGDSIRDKCIEMIAAALRTDNDYRDFGTNCDSMAAEIEDLIYQEIKATDMKYKNRVRSRISNLKDPKNPGLRRNVLAGSIELSRIATMSAEEMASDELKQLRNVLTQEAIREHQMAKTGGTTTDLLQCGKCKKKNCTYNQVQTRSADEPMTTFCLCNECGNRWKFC